The Nocardia vinacea genome contains the following window.
ACACCGCGGGCATCGTGGGGGCGGCCATGGCCATCGATGCGGGCATCGCACCGTAGACGCGCGGAGAGTGCGGCATTAGCCGTTGCCGGGATCGTGCCGTAGGTACCCTGGTTCGATCGTTACAATGGAACGTACTCCGGCCGCGAGCCGGAAACCCCAGACCCGGCGCTCAGCCGGTGAAACCCGACAGACCGCTCCGCCGGAACACCACTCTGGCGTGACGCCGCACGAGACCGTCACGAAAGGGCGTACGTGGTAGCCACGACCCGTCAGACCGCCGAATCGGCCGATGCCGACTCCGCAGATGTAACCGAAGCACGGCCGGTCCGCAAGGCTGCCGCGAAGAAGGCCCCGGCCAAGAAGGCCGCTGCCAAGAAGGCTCCGGCCAAGAAGGCCGCCGCCGCGAAGGCGACGAAGGGCCCGGCCAAGAAGGCCGGGCCGAAGAAGGCCGGACCGGACGGCGAACCCGGCGGCGACGAGAACATCGAGGCCGAGGAGCTCGACATCGAGGATCTCGGCGATCTCGAGGTCTCCGAGGACGATCTCGCCGACGAGGCCGAGGAACTGGTCGAGGAAGTCGCCGAGGAGACCGGGGCCGACGAACCGACCGCCGCGGACAAGGCCTCCGGCGACTTCGTCTGGGACGAGGAGGAATCCGAGGCGCTGCGCCAGGCCCGCAAGGATGCCGAGCTCACCGCATCGGCCGACTCGGTGCGTGCCTACCTCAAGCAGATCGGCAAGGTCGCACTGCTCAACGCCGAGGAAGAGGTCGAACTCGCCAAGCGGATCGAGGCCGGCCTCTACGCGGCGGAGAAGGTGCGCGAATTCGCCGAGCAGGGTGAGAAGCTGCCGGTCGCGATGCGCCGCGACTACACCTGGATCGTGCGCGACGGCAACCGCGCCAAGAACCATCTGCTGGAAGCGAACCTGCGTCTGGTGGTCTCGCTGGCCAAGCGCTACACCGGCCGCGGTATGGCATTCCTGGACCTGATCCAGGAGGGCAACCTCGGTCTGATCCGCGCGGTGGAGAAGTTCGACTACACCAAGGGCTACAAGTTCTCCACGTACGCCACCTGGTGGATCCGGCAGGCCATCACCCGCGCCATGGCCGATCAGGCCCGCACCATCCGCATCCCGGTGCATATGGTCGAGGTCATCAACAAGCTCGGCCGCATCCAGCGCGAGCTGCTCCAGGATCTGGGCCGCGAGCCCACCCCGGAGGAGCTGGCCAAGGAAATGGACATCACGCCGGAGAAGGTCCTCGAGATCCAGCAGTACGCGCGTGAGCCCATCTCGCTGGACCAGACCATCGGCGATGAGGGCGACAGCCAACTCGGCGACTTCATCGAGGACTCCGAGGCGGTCGTCGCGGTGGACGCGGTGAGCTTCACGCTGCTGCAGGATCAGCTGCAGTCGGTGCTGGAGACGCTGTCCGAGCGCGAGGCGGGTGTGGTCCGGCTGCGCTTCGGCCTGACCGACGGCCAGCCGCGCACCCTCGACGAGATCGGTCAGGTCTACGGGGTCACCCGTGAGCGCATCCGGCAGATCGAGTCGAAGACCATGAGCAAGTTGCGCCACCCGAGCCGCTCACAGGTCCTGCGCGACTACCTCGACTAGTTCGTTCTGCTCGATTTTTCCGAAGCGCCCGCGCCTGACAGCGCGGGCGCTTCGTTTTTCGCAACCGGCCTTCTTGTCGTTCGGTCAACCGGCAACTCTGCCCGCATTCGCTCCGCCTACGGCCCCGCTATCGTCGAATCCGGCTGCACCCATTGGGGTTTTCAACCGTATCGAGCCGAATTGCCTCCGCAACAGTCACTTTCGGCGTTGTGCCGCGCAACCGATCAGCCATGGGGCGGCAACCGAGACAGCGTCCGGCTCGCTAACCAATTCGGGTTTCAATCAAACCTAAAAGTGACCGAAACCACTTATACGAAACCAGATTTCGGCTCCCATGGGGTCGACGGCTGTCGTATCGTCTGACCCGCTGTTATTTCAATCGCCGATGCTCTTTTTTCGGCAGTGGGGGCGTGCGTGCTCGACATCTACCATTTCAGTTACGGACTACTGACCCCGCTGCTGGCCTACACCATGTCGGTCACCGGATGCCTGCTCGGCTTGCAGTGCGCCGCACGCGCCCGCAGCGGCAAGGATCGGATCGGCTGGCTGCTCGGCGCGGCCGTCGCCATCGGCGGGACCGGCATCTGGGTCATGCATTTCATTGCGATGCTGGGCTTTTCGATCCGCGGCACCGAGATCCGGTACGACATTCCGCTTACCCTGATCAGCGCGATCACCGCGATAGCCGTGGTCGGCATCGGGCTGTTCATCGTAGTCAAACCCGAACCGTCGCTGCGCGGCCTGCTGGCCGGAGGTGCGATCACCGGCCTCGGCGTCGGGGCTATGCATTACATGGGCATGTATGCGATGAAGTCGAATGCGATGATCAGCTATGACGCGCGGCGGGTCGGGCTGTCGATGGCCATTGCGGTGGTGGCGGCGACGGTTGCGCTCTGGTTCACGTTGCGGGTCAAGGGATTTTTCGCGACCATCGGCGCCGGACTGATCATGGGTGTGGCCGTTTGCGGCATGCATTACACCGGGATGTCGGCGATGCATGCGCACACCGGAGATATGCATACCCCCGAAGGGACCGGCGCCATGGAGCTGATCGCGCCGATCATCGTCGTGATAAGTGTGGTGACGATGCTGCTGCTCATCAGCGTCAGCCTGACCGAGATCGATCGCAGCGTAGAACTGCCGCCGCTGCGCATCACACCGCGCGCCAAACCCGATCCGCTACCGCCGCTGCCACCGGTGGAACCGCAGATACTGCCGACCGCGTACTGGCCGACGCGGACCGAGGTACCGCGCCACTGAACCCGTCGAAATCGCCTGTGCGACAAGCTCCCAGGACGACCCCACCGGGCTATGCAGACTCAGTCCCTGGTCGGCCAGTAGCGCGCCGGGCGCGGTCCGCGCGCACCGTCGTAGGCCGGATCCTCGACATCGGTAATGCCGATATGCAGTAGCAGCATCATGGTGACCATGCCGACGCCGACCGTCAGCGGAGTCAGCAGTTGGGTCGCGCCCGCGCCCGCGGGTGGGTGCATGTGATGGCCGTTCTGCACATGCATCGCGAACATACCGGTGTAGTGCATGCCGCAGACCGCGACGCCCATCACCAGCGCCGCGCCGATGGTGGCCAGCGTGCCGCGGATATGCAGCGCGAACCAGAGCGCCGCCGTCGCGGCGATCACCGCGATCACCATGGACAGCAACACTATTCGTCCGTCGTATTCGATGACCGCATCGGATTTCATCGCATACATGCCGGAATAGTGCATGGCGCCGACGCCGACGCCGGTGATCGCACCGCCGATGTACAGCGCCACCGGCTCCAATCCAGGCAGCTGCGCGACCCGTAATCCGATCCACACCACCGCCATCGCGATCACCGCGCTGAGCAGGGTGATCGGCACGTCGTAGCGGATCGATGCGCCGTGGATCGAAAAGCCCAGCATGGCAATGAAATGCATGACCCAGATACCGGTGCCGCCGATCGCGACGGCCGCGGCGACGAGCCATCCGGCGTGGCCGCTACCGGCCCGCGCCCGAACCACGCACCGCAGTCCCAGCAATGATCCGGTGAATGACATCAGATAAGCGACAACCGGCGTGAGCAACCCGTGGCTGAAGTGATCGATTTCCAGCACGCGAACTCCCTCGTTGGGCGGACGTCGACCGTCATCGGGACAGCGCGAGCCCGCCCGCTTGTCAAGAACCAGCAGGTAGACGATTTACAGTACTACTGTCCGCTAAATTTGGCATGGGATGAATCCGGCCAGTGAGACAGCGCCCGCTATCCGGCGGCGATCAGCTGTGCCCCATGCATACCGAACGGTCCGCCGCCGCCGAATCCCACCGATAGCCACTTCCGGCAATCGATCAGCACTGATATTGCTGGGGCACAATGGATCTCGTGAATTCGCCAGGCAACAACAGGTGTTCGCACATTTGCAAGAACAGCACGGCAATTTCGGTACGCATGCCGAGTCTCATTGCGGCCCAGAGCCGCCGAGCCGGATCAGGCTCAGTCGCCAACTGGACTTGACCGGCGTCATGTGCTCGCGGCGGGTCTGCAGAATTCGCGTGCAACTTGCCGAAGTTGCAGGAGCACGCGGCAGCGCATCGCCAGTTGCCAGATCGGGTGACAGCGCGTCGCCAGTGCGACGGCCAGTGCACGCAGCGGCGAGGACAACGGTCCGACCGGCAAGCACTCGGCCGACCTCGTGGTCGGCGGACCAATTCTGCGGAGCCGACGATGCCCCGGGTGTGAATCGACGTTACGGCGAAAAGACCAGCTCAGGTGAGCCAGGACACAGACCGGGCGGGTCTACGGGCAGAAGTGCTTCGGAACCGGCAGACTTGTGCATGTGGTTGCCCCCACTTTGCGCCGAATCCACTCCCCCTGGACGCAGACCGTCGACCTCGGTGACGAGTTGCGTGCGGTCTGGTCGTGGGCGCGTCGGCCCCGATTGGTGCGCCGACTGCTGCCCGAACTGCGCCAACACCTGTCCGGCGCACCGGCCAGCACGGCCTACGCGTTTACGTTGTTCATCACCTGGTGGACGCTGCGCGGGGTCGGCGATTCGGTGGAGCGCAGGCTGATCTTCTCGGCCTCCACCAACCTCTACAACATGCAGCACAACCCGATCCAGGTGCTGGTGGCGTCGGCGTTCTGGACCCAGGGGCAATTTCCGTGGGTCACCATCGCGGAGATTCTGGTCGTCATGGGCTTCGCCGAACGCTGGCTCGGCACCAGTCGCTGGATTCTGCTGTTCGCGACCGGACATATCGGCGCGACGCTGCTCACCGTCACCGCCATCGACCATGCCATCGACCACCACGTCATCCCCGTGCGTGTGCAGTATGCGGCGGACGTCGGCACCAGCTACGGGTTCACTGCGGTTTTGGCGGCCATGGCGTTCCACTTCCGCGGTATGGTCCGCGCGCTGTGGGCGGGTGTCATCGTCGTATTCCTCGGCTCGGCACTGCTGATCGGACCGACCTTCACCGACTACGGGCATATGTGCGCGGCCCTGATCGGTTTGGCGGTCGGATTCGTCGCGTCTACTTTCTGGCGGCGCATCGAACGCCTGCGTGCCGAACGCGAGGCGACTTCCGCCGCGCCGACAACGGTATCGACGAATCCGCTTGCGGCGTCCCGAATTCCCGCGGCCGGCGCCGATACCGGGACGAGTTCCGTTGTGGCGCAGCCGCTATCCGGTGCTGACGGCGGGGCTGAAGCGGCGCTGCACCATGCCGATTGCCGGTTCGACGACGCGGGCCGCGATCGGACCGAGCACCGCCATCAGTAGCACATAGGCCGAGGCGAGTGCGGCGAGTTGACCGTCGACCCCGCCCATGCCCACCGCCAAACCCGCAATGACAATGGAGAATTCACCGCGCGCCACCAGTGCGGCGCCCGCTCGCGCCCGGCCCATCCGGCGGATGCCCTGCCGACTCGCCGCCCACCAGCCGGTCGCGACCTTGGTCACCACCGTCACCACCGCGAGCAGAATCGCCCAGCCCAGCACCGGTGGAATGGCCCCGGGATCGGTACTGAGTCCGAAGGCCACGAAGAAGATGGCCGCGAACAGATCCCGGATCGGTTCCAGCAATTTCGTCGCCTCGCGCGCGGTCGAACCGGAGATCGCGATGCCGAGCAAGAACGCGCCGACTGCCGCCGAAACATTCAGCGCCGATGCCAGCCCGGCGACCAGCAGCGCCGCGCCCAGCAGCTTCAACAGGAATACCTCGCGGTCGGCGCTGTCCACGATGGCCGAGACGTACCGGCCGTACCGCAGCGCGACGACCAAGACGACGGTGACCGTGGCCAGGGCCAGACCGAGCACGGTCAGCCCGCTCAGCAAGCTCGTACCGGCCAGGATCGCGGTGAGGATCGGCAGATACATCGCCATCGCGAGATCCTCGAAAACCAGAATCGACAGGATGACCGGGGTTTCCCGGTTACCGAGGCGGCCGAGGTCGTTGAGCACCTTGGCGACGATGCCCGAGGACGAGATGTAGGTGACGCCGGCCAGGGTGATGGCTCCGGTCATCCCCCAGCCGAGTAGCAAGGCGACCACCGCGCCGGGCGTCGCGTTCGCGACGATATCGACCAGGCCCGCGGCCCAGGAGCGCCGCAATCCGGTCACCAATTCGGCCGCGGTGTACTCGAGGCCGAGCAGTAACAACAGCAGCACCACGCCGATTTCGCCTGCGATATGGCCGAATTCGTTCGCGGCGCCCAGTTGGATGAATCCGCCCTGGCCGAAGGCCAGCCCACCGAGCAGGTATAGCGGAATCGGGGACATACCGAAGCGAGCCGCCACTCTCCCGAGCATGCCGAGTGCGAATAACACCGCCCCGAGCTCGATAAGGGCGAGCGCGGTTTCGTTCACGCTCTCACCCGTGCGTCAGGATCTTCGCGGCCGCGTCCAGACCGTCGGGGGTACCGACGACCACGAGTATGTCATCGGCGGTGAAGGTGAAGTCCGGTCCCGGTGAGGGGTGCAGCTGCCCCGCGCGCATCACCGCGACGATGGAAGCCTTGGTGCGCGTGCGCATTCCGGTCTCGCCGAGGGTGCGGCCCTCGTACGGCGAATCCTCGGCGATGGGTAGCTGGCGGGTGGTGATCC
Protein-coding sequences here:
- a CDS encoding RNA polymerase sigma factor translates to MVATTRQTAESADADSADVTEARPVRKAAAKKAPAKKAAAKKAPAKKAAAAKATKGPAKKAGPKKAGPDGEPGGDENIEAEELDIEDLGDLEVSEDDLADEAEELVEEVAEETGADEPTAADKASGDFVWDEEESEALRQARKDAELTASADSVRAYLKQIGKVALLNAEEEVELAKRIEAGLYAAEKVREFAEQGEKLPVAMRRDYTWIVRDGNRAKNHLLEANLRLVVSLAKRYTGRGMAFLDLIQEGNLGLIRAVEKFDYTKGYKFSTYATWWIRQAITRAMADQARTIRIPVHMVEVINKLGRIQRELLQDLGREPTPEELAKEMDITPEKVLEIQQYAREPISLDQTIGDEGDSQLGDFIEDSEAVVAVDAVSFTLLQDQLQSVLETLSEREAGVVRLRFGLTDGQPRTLDEIGQVYGVTRERIRQIESKTMSKLRHPSRSQVLRDYLD
- a CDS encoding cation:proton antiporter, with product MNETALALIELGAVLFALGMLGRVAARFGMSPIPLYLLGGLAFGQGGFIQLGAANEFGHIAGEIGVVLLLLLLGLEYTAAELVTGLRRSWAAGLVDIVANATPGAVVALLLGWGMTGAITLAGVTYISSSGIVAKVLNDLGRLGNRETPVILSILVFEDLAMAMYLPILTAILAGTSLLSGLTVLGLALATVTVVLVVALRYGRYVSAIVDSADREVFLLKLLGAALLVAGLASALNVSAAVGAFLLGIAISGSTAREATKLLEPIRDLFAAIFFVAFGLSTDPGAIPPVLGWAILLAVVTVVTKVATGWWAASRQGIRRMGRARAGAALVARGEFSIVIAGLAVGMGGVDGQLAALASAYVLLMAVLGPIAARVVEPAIGMVQRRFSPAVSTG
- a CDS encoding MHYT domain-containing protein, coding for MLEIDHFSHGLLTPVVAYLMSFTGSLLGLRCVVRARAGSGHAGWLVAAAVAIGGTGIWVMHFIAMLGFSIHGASIRYDVPITLLSAVIAMAVVWIGLRVAQLPGLEPVALYIGGAITGVGVGAMHYSGMYAMKSDAVIEYDGRIVLLSMVIAVIAATAALWFALHIRGTLATIGAALVMGVAVCGMHYTGMFAMHVQNGHHMHPPAGAGATQLLTPLTVGVGMVTMMLLLHIGITDVEDPAYDGARGPRPARYWPTRD
- a CDS encoding rhomboid-like protein, whose protein sequence is MVAPTLRRIHSPWTQTVDLGDELRAVWSWARRPRLVRRLLPELRQHLSGAPASTAYAFTLFITWWTLRGVGDSVERRLIFSASTNLYNMQHNPIQVLVASAFWTQGQFPWVTIAEILVVMGFAERWLGTSRWILLFATGHIGATLLTVTAIDHAIDHHVIPVRVQYAADVGTSYGFTAVLAAMAFHFRGMVRALWAGVIVVFLGSALLIGPTFTDYGHMCAALIGLAVGFVASTFWRRIERLRAEREATSAAPTTVSTNPLAASRIPAAGADTGTSSVVAQPLSGADGGAEAALHHADCRFDDAGRDRTEHRHQ
- a CDS encoding MHYT domain-containing protein; this translates as MLDIYHFSYGLLTPLLAYTMSVTGCLLGLQCAARARSGKDRIGWLLGAAVAIGGTGIWVMHFIAMLGFSIRGTEIRYDIPLTLISAITAIAVVGIGLFIVVKPEPSLRGLLAGGAITGLGVGAMHYMGMYAMKSNAMISYDARRVGLSMAIAVVAATVALWFTLRVKGFFATIGAGLIMGVAVCGMHYTGMSAMHAHTGDMHTPEGTGAMELIAPIIVVISVVTMLLLISVSLTEIDRSVELPPLRITPRAKPDPLPPLPPVEPQILPTAYWPTRTEVPRH